The genomic region ATGCAATAATTATGACTTGTACCAcaatattttttgaggaaactctattgtgagtttgtcctcaataaAATCTCAAATTACCATAGGACATAGTAGGAGCACAATGTGACCCAAACCAGGTATTGAGACCCTTGGCTAGACTAGTGTTGGAGTATATGACTATTCCTTCCAAATGTGCGAATTATAGTGTCAAGGTGGACACCTTAGCCTCTAGCAGAGGGCGACATGGGTGAGTTTTTCCAAGCCTCGAGTTCTAGCTCAAATTTGTTAGTGTAGGTCTCTTTAGGTTTGTGATCCTAAGAGTACTTAGGATGCACATGGATAGGAGACATTTGCTGCAGATTTGATGGTCATGATAGACGCTTTGTTGAATGaaacattcaacattgatagtCACATAAATTTCAACAAGTTAAGTTAATTCAATTTGttaatttttcttaaaaaaatgtaaaattgaTTAAATGAGTAGAATGATTATAATGAAAATTAGGGCAGGAGTGTTCACCCTACTTGTAGTGTAATCTTCCACCTCCCTATTTCATGATGTTGAGTCCATAGGTATGTAactagtgtgtatatatatatatatatatatatatatatatatatatatatatatatatatatatatatatatatatatatatatatatatatatatattacatgtaAATAGTTGAACCTTATACAAATGATATTCTTATTACTCACTCTAGATGTTGAATAGATTGATGCTTGACCTTCAACATTGATACATAGTACAATTAAGGTGGTTGTCAAACTTTCACCTAGGTAACCAAGTATCTAGTTTCATTCATTAATGGTGTTGTGAAAATGGTAGGTAGTTTTGGTAATTTAATAACATgtgttttttattttgatatgttGACATTAGATACTTTTATTGGTGTTCATGCCACAATGGATCATTGTTTTGCTGCAATAGAAGTTTCATTTCTTTGACAGAGGTATGCAGAAAATTGGTAAATTTTACATTATATTTGTTGTTTCACCACTCTATTATCGAAAAATTTAACAATAGTAATATAATTAAGTTCTATCTTGATACTTTCTATAGGGCTTGTGGATCCAAATTCTGAATATACCCCTATTGTAGATGAATGTAGTGATTTTTTGTATACAGTACCTAGTGATTATTTGTTATATATGCCACTCTATAATTTAATTTCTATATACATTAATACCTATAATTTTATTGTATTAGGTGGAGCTCCAAAAAAATTTAGAGAAGAGGATGAGTGAGCGATCTCCAATGATTTTATAGTAAAGGGAGTGTGAATATTGACCCACTTACAACAATAGGGAGTCATAATGAAGGATACAGTTTCTCAAAATAACTATTTCCTTTCCAATGGAGTGGTTGGGAACTTGCAACGAAAGGAAGGGAACACTATTGAAGTAAGAAATATTAACAAAAAGAAGGAGGTAATTGAGATTTTAGGTAACTATGAGTGTAATGTTTTAGGTGAGTAGGATTCATGAGGTGTAATGGTACTACTTTTGCACACTAAGAATAGGAAAATCATGTAAGTGTTCATACAATGAGTTGGGAggttaaaaaaatagaaatagaggtCAAAATTTACCGAAGAGCTAAAATGGAAGTTGACATAAAGAAATAAGAGGTGGAGATAGATGGTTTCCATTGCTAGTGACCAAAGAGGTAAGATGGTGGTTTGACAATGAGAAATATAGAATGGGGACAAAAGGTTTCAGTCACTATCATCCAAGAAATGTAGTGATAGGCTTCATGTTGTCCAGGATGTGGGTGTTTCTTGGTTTCAAGTTGCGGGGAGGTTGTAACTTACTTCTAGTTAAGTAAAGATATCTTAGGCATTTATTAGGTAATCATCTTGTTAGTGGGTATAATAATGGTTGAAGTCCGTCCCCTTAATGGTGGATGTTGTTCAATCTATTTTTGTACCATGAATTTTTGTAGATCTAAAGGTAGTTTACAAGTGTAGGagctaggatatgttgtgaagaCACTATTTTTATATTAATTCATGAGGCATGAAATAATTTCCAATAGCTATCATATAGTAGAATAATGATTTTTTTCTTATTGAAGAGATTATATAATAGTAATTTATTGTATTGTATTTATGTTTAGTttgcaatgaattttattttatactTGAATACTTAGTTCTGAAATATATTATGCTATGTTTAACTTTTACATATAATAAATTATGATACATAGTAAAAATAAATGTAAAGATGTGTAGGGATGGTTAAATATTGATAATATGTATATTACTGATTAAACACGTGAAATATTTATCCAACATAGAGACCATCTTTGTCTAATTGATCTAATTTTCTTGACCATCATATTTACTTTTTAGAGAAAAAGAGTCCAGGGTCTTAATATTTATCATTGGTCTCATTCAAGTATCTATTGCTagcttttattttttataattttgtttcATTAAGTATAAGAAATTAACATCGGTCATTAATAATCTCCTAAACAATATAAACTCAAAAGATAACATTGATGTCAATGGGTCCTTGGTCTGTtagtgaagttgaaaggttcttaatgagcccactAGGGATCAGGTTTTGCTAAGTGCAAGGCTTCGACGTCATAATAGGATAAGCCAAGATCATACCCCGAAAAAATTCTATAGAATGTATACTCCTAAGTCCTTGACTCTTAGCATAAGAAGTTTCAGTCTAAGCTCGTGCTCCCATATCAGAAAGCTAAACTGactttgtagatgaagatgaaaaagaaaaagataaactcCTTAACCATATAAACCTAAACCTTAAAAAGTAAGTTGAATTATTTAATGGAATTTTCACCAATACTATTTAATCATTGATTGGATCgtttctttctttcaaaagttttagtGAAATATGAGTTCAAACTAAGGACTCCAATCCTCACCATGATTACTTGGGCTCATTCTTTCTCTTGTCCTTTTGAGCATGAGCGGGCATATTCTCATTTAATCTTATTTATTGTTTTTGACTTACTCGATGCCTTTTTACTTGATCATTTCCCATCGGTATCTTTTCGTTAGTCGCCCATTTTGGACATTTGATTTGGTGTGATGAAGACATGTACTATCCCAAATCACTCACTAGGGCTATACACGACATTGCAAGATGGTGTACAACGTTAACTTATATGTTATTTTTAATACATTGAtttatacatattaatatatattttgaaattctctgttttttaaatttcaaaaaatatttatttagaaatattaatttataatattttttattattctcgACAAAATAAAATAAGAATATATGATTATTCATTTTATAAGTTTTATTTTTACATTGAATTAtgttaattatatttttgtaatataaaATAAGCATAAATATTTCGATTATATCTATCTAAATGATGTTGAAAgatattttgtgattttttattttttatgtagatgtatttcatatagtttttatctaaaattttaataaattatttactcTATATCTTTTATGTTCATATTTTAAATATGTACTTATATCAACACTATGAAAACAAATTAGTTTAatatttgatatttgattttttatatCTACAACTTTTCCAATTACAAAAATTGGTTTTCTTATAATTTtgaaagcattaaatgaaaaacatAAACTAGATTAAAGTCATTTATTAAgctaatttataaatattaaaccAATTTACTCATGATAACCCTAACTTATTCCAACCTCACCTTGTattcttttaattattttcttctcttttctaccTAAATGGCCATGATCATGGTAAATTAAGGTAAATTAAGGTAAATTAAAGCAAGTGAGAacacattttctttgattttttattttcttacaatGAATGTAATATAAAAAGTATTTTGAAATTTACGGTTTTAGAAAGAAAGATAATGTTAGAGGTAAGAACTATTTTCATTTGTATTTACATATTTATATTTGTACTTGTAttgattattaaatattaatattatgatttattatttagtgttaatattttgacatgtaaatagttatcaaatttaagataaaagatAAGAGTTCTTATTAATATGATATGATCGTATCATCGCAATCCATTCTTTCGAATGCCTTCAGACATAATAAATCTTAAAGTAGCATACTCGTCTTTAAAAAAACATGCATAAAATATGCGAGAAATATCATTGTAGAAcgcttatttttaattaattagtaATTTAAGTGGAATAAATGCCTTAATATCTAATGATATCTCTTTGTGTCTTCAccaattttttcaaattatttataataatttatatagACGAGTGTTATATGTATTCTATGTTACTTATATAATATATAAGTATATTTATGAAATAATCtttgaaataatgcaaataaaataatgtatatatgcattatgtgtgtgtgtgtatacgtacatgtgtatgtgtatgtatgtacatcaagcatatatgtatgtatacatacatacatatataaatattgaGATCAATAATTTAATTCTATTAGAATATTGAGTGTGTTTTACAAGACCTCAAaagtattaattttattttcttaatgAGCTCAATTGACCACGTGTTCAATAAACTATCACTTTAATGTGGCATCCACATTAAATACTTTTACAATGTCAAATACAACCTCCCCTAGAAAAATATTATCCAATCCTAAAATATTTCAAGATATAATATGTACAATACCTTACCAAAAAAATGATGTTTTGTAGACTCTCTTATAACCTTAaaaaatctcaattccaacatatTAGCTTCTTTATGAATGAGAACTACTTCACTAAATTTTTGTTAAAGTATTCCTATATTAACAATAACAATTAATATGAAAAGCTTGAGACTCCTTCATGGATTGCAAGATGTAACCTTATAGTGCAAAGTGTTTCTTTATTGCATCATATGATTGTATTGAAGACCACAATGTTATTTTAGAGGGTTCCTTGTGGATGTGAGACCAACATCCCATTTCACTCAAACCTTTATATAACATCTAAACTTatttcctatttgggttaggcttctAGAACTCATGCTACAATTTTGGAAAGAATCATGTTACATTGTTATTGGAAATTCTCTTGGGTAGTTTATCTTAGTTGATTCATTGACTGTTTTTAAAAATCTATTATTTATGCTCACATCTTTGTGGACCTAGATTTGGTCAAGGCTCATCTAGTTGAGATTGTGCTAAAAGTTGATGACCTTTAGTGGTCTTAGGTTCTAGATTATGAAAGTATCCCCTTTTGATTTCATAATTGTTACGAATTGGTTATGTTGTAGATGCTTGTGGCACATCTAGGCTATTATCCCAGTTCAAATCCTGGTGGAAAAATGTATAGCCCAAGGATTTTAACATCTTGTTGGAGTCATAATCAAAATCTCCTCTTGTTGATGACTCTCTAATTGTGCTTGGTGGTAATGTTGCCTTTGATGTTGCTAATGTTCCTAATGATGTGCTATTCATTGCTCTTGTGCCCCCAAGACTAAAGTCCCATGTGGTATGAGAAATGCTTGTGTAGTGATGGCTATTACTATACCTATTACCACTCCTTTGAGTGTTAATAATGAATCCGTCAACCCATTTTTTGTTTTGGATAGCCCTCCTTAGGttattgtttttgaaattttgacaatTGCTTGTAGGAGGAAGTGAGATGCCCCTCAAATTGCTACtttgttgcaaaagtcaaaaagcATAAGATGGATTTTTTGTGGTGTAATTTTTTGTTTACATCATTGTTTGTAATATGTTGGGGTCCTAGTAACCTTTTGTTGTTTATCCTAACAACTTTGTTGTAATTGTGCTATTTTATGGCCTTTGAGTGTTATTTATCATATCTTTTTACTGTTTTGTACGAAAATCGAAACACTTTCAAAGACTAGGCTTACCTGATAGAAAACAATTGCTATGAAAAAAGTTTTTGTTGTTTTAACAGTCTCAGAATCTTTTTCTTAGATTGCTATAAGTATTACAATTACAATTCCTTCAAAAGCTCATTTGAATGAGCACCTTTAATGAACTACTTtatgaattaaaaatattaaaatgcaTCATAAGAAGTTATGATAACTAATATGAAAAGCTATGAAAATTTTAGTACTATATAAGAGATCCTCACTCTGGATAGAGATCCTTACTCTGTTGGTACTGCGGAAGGCATTACCCTAAAATTACAATACTTATGCAAATAATCAGGTTCCACTTATGTTTGCTAAATTTTTCCCGtctaatataaattttaaattatggaTGTCAGATAATTGGGATACTGCGCTGTTGCGGTAGGGATAAAGTGGATATTTGAAAAGAGAACAATTTTCCTGAGATTGTGGCGAATCTGTAAGATTGACAATTAGCGAATCAATTATCATGCATGGATATCTATGTAAAATCAAGTCAACTACAGTCCTCATATTCATTGAAAATTAGAATTGGAATACACAGATTTTCTACATAACAGCCGAGGAAGGTGTTACTTTATATTGATTAAGCAAACCCTCAAGGGCAACTCAAGTTCCATGGATTCCATATCATCTCTACGCCATCAGCAGAATCAGAAGAACAGGCCGACGAACACGTTTCACTCTGTTCAGAACTCTGATACATCCCATCACCATTGCCAGCCTCGAAATCCTTTGAAACGTCTAGTGCAGGCTCACTGGTATAACGAAAGTACTCAGAGATCCCATTCATTGCATACAGAGAAGCCGAAATTTTCCTCTCATAACTTCTCATCCTCAACATTGAACAATTATACTCTCCCAAATCCTCCATGAAAATGCTGGGTATGTCACTCCTGGTGGGCTCTGCAATTTCTGCAGCAATTTCAAATGGGCAATACCCAGTTATCATTTGCCCACTATCCACAAAATTCAATCCGTCAATCATGTCCTTTTCGACGCCACTTAGAGATTCAACAGATGCAAGCCCCTCTCCAGTAGGGGAGCAGAGATCAGTACAAGCAGAACTTTCAGCTGTGTCCATCAACGCATTACTACTCTGTTCTTTCAGTTCTTCACTATTACTCTGCCCCTGTTCTAGATAATCATGAGAAAAACCAGTTGGGTCGGTGTCTTTACTTTCAAAATTCTCCTCACCCATGGAGTTAATTGGTGTAATGGGCATGTTGGTCAGGCTGGAACCTAAAACCTCACCATTGCTTTCAATGCAAGAGGGTAAACCAATTTTGGAACTCTTCACATGAACATTGTCATCAGAGCTGAGAGACTCAGTTTCAACCTTAACTTTAGACTGTAGAAACTGATAATTACTGAGACAATTTGGCTCTGAATCATCAAAATTAGAGAGCATATGGGGATTAGAATTAGAGTCCGTACCCATACTCTTGTTTCTGGCATTGGCATCCTTGAGCCTGAGGAGGAGTATTCTGGCAGTTCTGGAGGGCAGGGCAGAGGTCCCATGAGTATGACGGGAAGGAGATGGCCAGAAATTGGTTCTTGTGTTTTTGCCTCTCAGAAGGCAGGCTGCCTCATCATAAGCCCTGGCTGCATCCTCTGCTGTGTCAAATGTGCCCAACCACATCCTGATCTTTTGAATGGTGTCCTTAATCTCAGCCACCCATCTCCCTGATGGCCTCTGTCTAATATCCACATACTTTTTTCTGTTTCTTCCCAAACTTCTGCCCAAAAATGCTGGGTCTTGCATGGATGAATCCATCTCCAATGCTTGGAAATCAGTGTTAGGATAAGCTATGCTTGATCTTTTCTTGGGTGTAATTGACATTTCCTTAGCCATTAGTAAGAGTAAATGAATCAGATTAGTCCCTGATTCCCTACTATCTCTGATATTACAGGAatgaattagaattagaattagagctCATAATAAACCTTTGGGATTTCAATTGGAGAGGTGCAACGTATAGCAGGTAGAATGAGTCTA from Cryptomeria japonica chromosome 3, Sugi_1.0, whole genome shotgun sequence harbors:
- the LOC131033495 gene encoding ethylene-responsive transcription factor ERN2-like: MAKEMSITPKKRSSIAYPNTDFQALEMDSSMQDPAFLGRSLGRNRKKYVDIRQRPSGRWVAEIKDTIQKIRMWLGTFDTAEDAARAYDEAACLLRGKNTRTNFWPSPSRHTHGTSALPSRTARILLLRLKDANARNKSMGTDSNSNPHMLSNFDDSEPNCLSNYQFLQSKVKVETESLSSDDNVHVKSSKIGLPSCIESNGEVLGSSLTNMPITPINSMGEENFESKDTDPTGFSHDYLEQGQSNSEELKEQSSNALMDTAESSACTDLCSPTGEGLASVESLSGVEKDMIDGLNFVDSGQMITGYCPFEIAAEIAEPTRSDIPSIFMEDLGEYNCSMLRMRSYERKISASLYAMNGISEYFRYTSEPALDVSKDFEAGNGDGMYQSSEQSETCSSACSSDSADGVEMIWNPWNLSCP